The genomic DNA GCCGCAGCAGGATGATGAAGGGAATCGAAATGTGAATGTAGACAAACCAGCTCAGGGAAAACTTTCTGGCCCCTTCCCGCAGGTAGCCGAGGGGCAGGTTGGCGCCGAAGGAAACGACGAGAAGGCTGGTCAGGTGCAGTGCGGCCTGTTGCGACATGGAACGCTCCCGGGGTAAAATCTGAGTGATTTTATCGCCTATTCGGCTGCCGGTCAATGCCGGGGTTGCGTCGAGGGGACGCTTCGTGCCATGATGCCGGCCGCCGGCGGGCGAAGTAGCGACGGTTGAGAGGGGTCTGATGGTTGAAGACGGCGATCTGGTCGCCATCTTTCACTCGATTCACCGGGTGATGAAGGCGGAAAAGATACTCAAGGCGCAAAGGGCGGACATCCTGTTGATTCCGGTGCCGCGAAAGCTCAGCTCCGACTGTGGCCTGGCGATCCGGATCGCCGC from Geothermobacter ehrlichii includes the following:
- a CDS encoding DUF3343 domain-containing protein — protein: MVEDGDLVAIFHSIHRVMKAEKILKAQRADILLIPVPRKLSSDCGLAIRIAADGFEAVWRLLVEAGLRPQELYRSCGDDFVSLELPE